From a single Eisenibacter elegans DSM 3317 genomic region:
- a CDS encoding carboxypeptidase-like regulatory domain-containing protein, with amino-acid sequence MKTLLRFLACLLGFLLIFCVRTAFAQDLVLQGTVRDAQTKEAIPYASIYIKGSNIGTASNSEGFFVFKVPEDLQSGILVVSYIGHESFQIPLRAVQKPEAMEILLQESATTLKEVSISAASAAQIVAKASERIPLNYPLSNTLYTGFYRESNLHHQKDSPERYFYVIEAVIKHNKPSYKSPLPAGDIKIEKVRKEQFVGDSTKFSKWAAGAFTPIRFDAVKKRFDFLRPSTLSRYTYTLEDYTTYQDREVYQISFQPAQKSADYEGTMYIDTESYAIVKVDYQYSPEGLRRENQSRNYTDLLQRRFRVNYQALANNRWYLQSLWQEAKGYDRKAKDYYRYQTEYASTRIDTNRYEKFEYADKIQFEEVFLTKNDAYDENFWKDYNLVAETQSLKSILIDTSYQLNIRKEQEANASQKATRKPLSIRSLFSFDTYLLQAQAQNVQFQYSNAAGSFALNESQDLPTTRVAWGSSFGIEVDVYKDFYITFQGAFGFSRAGFSGVDLGSGHRFLLNKPKKRSIYLITELAYTNTRLLFRIADYNNNNAENIAIEGTTFDKETVRAEYLQRQSALKLRLGLEVELERNILAFVQVGYFIPLQESHSLLFSDKNEFGLVGMIGQRRKEVDFDNPRAAVQQNGQESRNFLFNNLLFFNVGFKWNLKLRL; translated from the coding sequence ATGAAAACCCTCCTCCGCTTTCTCGCTTGCCTTTTGGGCTTCTTGCTTATTTTTTGTGTGCGCACGGCTTTTGCCCAAGACCTTGTGCTGCAAGGCACTGTAAGAGATGCCCAAACAAAAGAAGCTATTCCTTATGCCAGTATTTATATCAAAGGCAGCAATATCGGTACTGCCAGCAATAGCGAGGGCTTTTTTGTGTTTAAAGTGCCCGAAGACTTACAAAGCGGCATTTTGGTAGTATCTTATATCGGGCACGAGTCTTTTCAGATTCCCCTGCGCGCTGTTCAGAAGCCCGAGGCAATGGAAATACTGCTGCAAGAATCGGCCACTACACTCAAGGAGGTGAGTATTTCGGCGGCCTCTGCTGCCCAAATTGTGGCCAAGGCCTCTGAGCGTATTCCGCTCAATTATCCTTTGAGCAATACACTTTATACGGGCTTTTATCGGGAGTCGAACCTGCACCATCAAAAAGACAGCCCGGAGCGCTATTTTTATGTGATAGAGGCCGTAATCAAGCACAACAAGCCCTCTTACAAAAGTCCCCTGCCAGCGGGCGACATCAAGATTGAGAAAGTGCGCAAGGAGCAGTTTGTAGGTGATAGTACCAAATTCTCAAAATGGGCAGCAGGGGCTTTTACGCCCATACGCTTCGATGCCGTAAAAAAACGCTTCGACTTCCTCCGCCCCTCCACCCTGTCGAGATATACCTATACTTTGGAAGACTACACCACCTATCAAGACAGAGAGGTCTATCAAATCAGTTTCCAGCCTGCCCAAAAAAGCGCCGATTACGAAGGCACGATGTATATTGATACAGAAAGCTATGCCATCGTAAAAGTGGACTATCAGTACAGCCCCGAAGGCCTGCGCCGCGAAAACCAAAGCCGCAACTATACAGACCTCCTCCAAAGGCGCTTTAGGGTAAACTACCAAGCCCTTGCCAACAACAGATGGTACTTGCAAAGCCTGTGGCAAGAGGCCAAAGGCTACGACCGCAAGGCCAAGGATTATTATCGCTACCAAACCGAGTATGCCAGCACCCGCATAGATACCAATCGCTACGAGAAGTTTGAATATGCCGATAAAATACAGTTTGAAGAGGTTTTTTTGACAAAAAACGATGCTTATGACGAAAACTTCTGGAAAGACTACAACTTGGTGGCCGAAACCCAAAGCCTGAAAAGTATTTTGATTGATACAAGCTATCAGCTCAATATCCGAAAAGAACAAGAAGCAAACGCTTCTCAAAAAGCCACAAGAAAGCCATTATCTATCAGGTCGCTCTTTTCTTTTGATACTTATCTTTTGCAGGCGCAGGCGCAAAATGTACAGTTTCAATACAGCAACGCTGCCGGCAGCTTCGCCCTGAACGAAAGCCAAGATTTGCCAACTACCCGAGTGGCTTGGGGCAGCAGTTTTGGGATAGAAGTGGATGTTTATAAAGATTTTTATATTACCTTTCAGGGCGCTTTCGGGTTTAGTCGCGCAGGTTTCAGTGGGGTGGATTTGGGCAGCGGACATCGTTTTTTGTTGAACAAGCCGAAAAAACGTTCTATTTACCTGATTACTGAACTCGCTTACACTAACACGCGACTGCTGTTCAGAATCGCTGATTACAATAACAATAATGCCGAAAATATTGCCATAGAAGGTACTACTTTCGACAAAGAAACGGTGCGTGCAGAGTACTTGCAGCGACAATCGGCGCTCAAATTAAGATTAGGCTTGGAGGTGGAATTGGAGCGAAATATTCTGGCTTTTGTGCAAGTGGGCTATTTTATTCCTTTGCAAGAAAGCCATAGTCTGCTTTTCAGCGATAAAAATGAGTTTGGGCTGGTGGGTATGATTGGACAAAGGCGCAAAGAAGTAGATTTTGACAATCCGAGAGCCGCTGTGCAGCAAAACGGACAAGAAAGCAGGAATTTCCTCTTCAACAATTTGCTCTTTTTTAATGTTGGCTTTAAGTGGAATTTAAAGCTCCGACTTTAG
- a CDS encoding sensor histidine kinase, with product MLIYYLLIWIDLKDRDDFLSVLVGVFAFTFFTTSAKIARYSYFKEKEYARVQIQQLQSELSLLKAQVNPHFLFNTLNNLYGLITQHQNEKAAEITLKLSGLMRYLLESSKAEKVSLHKEVQFLEDYLALERIRLAKNTDIRFEASGLDKEVFVAPLLLVPLVENAFKHGLQSISDQNFAHFSLSLQGNELYFEAQNSIGKTLESPAQSGTGLANLRKRLALAYPEKHFLEIEAQVSIFKATLYIKL from the coding sequence GTGTTGATTTACTATCTGCTCATCTGGATTGACCTCAAAGACAGAGATGACTTTCTTTCGGTGCTGGTAGGTGTCTTTGCTTTTACCTTCTTTACTACCAGTGCCAAAATTGCCCGATACAGCTATTTCAAAGAAAAAGAATATGCCCGCGTGCAGATTCAACAGCTTCAGAGCGAGCTTTCTTTGCTCAAGGCGCAGGTCAATCCGCACTTTTTGTTCAATACGCTGAACAATCTCTATGGCTTGATTACGCAACATCAAAATGAGAAAGCCGCCGAAATCACCCTGAAACTCTCCGGCCTGATGCGCTACCTGCTCGAAAGCAGCAAGGCCGAAAAAGTGAGCCTGCACAAAGAGGTGCAGTTTCTGGAAGATTACTTGGCCTTAGAGCGCATTCGTTTGGCCAAAAATACCGACATTCGCTTCGAGGCTTCGGGCTTAGACAAAGAGGTTTTTGTAGCGCCGCTGCTGCTCGTTCCTTTGGTAGAAAATGCCTTCAAGCACGGCCTACAAAGTATTTCTGACCAAAATTTTGCGCATTTCAGTTTGTCTTTACAAGGCAATGAACTGTATTTTGAAGCCCAAAATTCTATCGGAAAAACCCTTGAAAGCCCAGCCCAAAGTGGTACCGGCTTGGCCAATCTGCGCAAGCGCTTGGCGCTGGCCTATCCCGAAAAGCACTTTTTGGAAATCGAAGCGCAAGTAAGTATTTTTAAAGCAACTTTATATATAAAGCTATGA
- a CDS encoding LytR/AlgR family response regulator transcription factor: MKYRCLIVDDEPIARQILEKYIAQVEALHLAGQCGNAFEALNVLHKEVIDILFLDIKMPTLSGLDLLKTLQNPPKVILTTAFSEFGVESYEYGITDYLLKPIAFERFLKAVNKVLLPGQKEADTEKTGEKSSEQEFIFFKADKKIHKLYFKEILFFEGCGNYVKVYTEQAQPLMVLEKFGDLEEKLPAKQFLRVHKSFIVNVAHIQQIEGNTLKIKDKSVSVSATYKQNLESLFNRNQ; encoded by the coding sequence ATGAAATACAGATGCCTGATTGTAGATGACGAGCCGATAGCGCGACAAATCTTAGAAAAATACATCGCACAGGTAGAGGCCTTGCACTTGGCAGGCCAATGCGGCAATGCCTTCGAGGCGCTGAATGTACTGCACAAAGAGGTGATAGATATTCTGTTTTTGGACATCAAAATGCCCACACTTTCGGGCTTAGACCTGCTCAAGACCTTACAAAATCCGCCCAAGGTGATTCTGACAACGGCCTTTTCGGAGTTTGGCGTGGAGAGCTACGAATACGGCATTACAGACTACCTGCTCAAACCCATTGCTTTTGAGCGCTTTCTGAAAGCCGTAAACAAGGTTTTGCTGCCCGGCCAAAAGGAGGCAGATACCGAAAAAACAGGCGAAAAAAGCAGCGAACAGGAGTTTATATTTTTTAAGGCCGATAAGAAAATCCACAAATTGTATTTCAAGGAAATCTTGTTTTTTGAGGGCTGCGGCAACTATGTGAAGGTATATACCGAGCAGGCACAGCCGTTGATGGTGCTGGAGAAGTTTGGCGACTTGGAAGAGAAGCTGCCCGCAAAACAGTTTCTCAGGGTACACAAATCCTTTATTGTGAATGTGGCGCATATCCAACAAATAGAAGGCAATACGCTCAAAATCAAAGATAAAAGTGTGAGCGTCTCGGCTACTTACAAGCAAAATTTGGAAAGCCTCTTCAACAGAAATCAATAA
- a CDS encoding nuclear transport factor 2 family protein has product MKKIQISDSAFQWLKAKYQAMDSMNAEAYRTFLSEDCELQFGNNPMVKCNNEIIGGLKHFWEAINGLDHSFLNILGNDNHIVAEALIDYTRKDNQVVPLPCVTIIERNDAGLASSIKIFIDTMPIFS; this is encoded by the coding sequence TTGAAAAAAATCCAAATCTCAGACAGCGCCTTCCAATGGCTCAAAGCCAAATACCAAGCGATGGACTCAATGAATGCTGAGGCGTACCGAACATTTCTTTCAGAAGATTGTGAACTTCAATTCGGAAACAATCCGATGGTGAAATGTAACAATGAAATCATTGGTGGACTCAAGCATTTTTGGGAGGCTATCAATGGTTTAGACCATTCTTTTCTCAATATTTTAGGCAATGACAATCATATTGTGGCAGAGGCACTTATTGACTACACCCGCAAAGATAACCAAGTAGTACCACTTCCCTGTGTTACCATCATCGAGAGAAATGATGCAGGGTTGGCCTCAAGTATAAAGATTTTTATAGATACTATGCCTATTTTTTCGTAG
- a CDS encoding OsmC family protein, with protein sequence MDNLLDNDVFASIGTQKYYVEVRWRNGTLIMDEPESLSGQDLGPDPYTTLLASLAGCTLSTLRMYISRKEWDIPEIRVALNMYQSQDPLHTTIKRDISFPNLIDEDIKKRLLLIAQKCPVSKILENKITINTSI encoded by the coding sequence ATGGACAATCTCTTGGACAATGACGTATTTGCCAGCATCGGAACACAAAAATACTATGTGGAAGTACGCTGGCGCAATGGTACGCTCATTATGGACGAGCCCGAAAGCCTCAGTGGGCAAGACTTAGGCCCTGACCCTTATACTACTTTGTTGGCATCTCTTGCGGGCTGTACGCTTTCTACCTTGCGTATGTACATCAGCCGAAAAGAGTGGGATATTCCCGAAATCAGGGTGGCGCTAAATATGTACCAAAGCCAAGACCCCTTGCATACGACCATCAAAAGAGACATCAGCTTTCCGAATCTGATAGATGAAGACATCAAGAAACGCTTGCTGCTAATCGCCCAAAAATGCCCCGTTTCCAAAATATTAGAAAATAAAATTACCATCAATACCAGTATCTGA
- a CDS encoding GNAT family N-acetyltransferase: MDVQQEDNGKKGKFFVLENGQQEAEMTYTWAGDSRIIIDHTDVGEALKGKSAGKQMVMQAVAFAREKGIKIIPLCPFAKSVFDKVAEIRDVL, translated from the coding sequence ATGGACGTACAGCAAGAAGACAATGGCAAAAAAGGGAAGTTTTTTGTTCTTGAAAATGGCCAACAAGAGGCAGAAATGACCTATACTTGGGCAGGCGACAGCCGCATTATCATAGACCATACCGATGTGGGCGAGGCACTAAAGGGCAAAAGTGCCGGCAAACAAATGGTGATGCAAGCCGTAGCTTTTGCCAGAGAAAAGGGCATAAAAATCATCCCCCTATGCCCCTTTGCCAAAAGTGTATTTGATAAAGTAGCGGAAATAAGAGATGTTTTATAA
- a CDS encoding (4Fe-4S)-binding protein, which translates to MDKSNVTKEYSNGEITIVWQSAKCIHSGNCVKNSPEVFQPKTSPWIKPEASSSEQIINTIKKCPSGALSYYTNKEEKE; encoded by the coding sequence ATGGACAAAAGTAACGTTACCAAAGAGTACAGCAATGGCGAAATCACCATCGTGTGGCAATCGGCCAAGTGCATCCATTCGGGCAACTGCGTAAAAAACAGCCCGGAGGTATTTCAGCCCAAAACAAGCCCTTGGATAAAACCCGAAGCCAGCAGCAGCGAGCAAATCATTAATACCATCAAAAAATGCCCTTCGGGAGCATTGAGCTACTACACCAACAAAGAAGAAAAAGAATAA
- a CDS encoding TetR/AcrR family transcriptional regulator — translation MADLAAATGLTKGAFYHHFASKEEVMKKSLQATTLWFERKVFGIAYQEGSPKERLAKMTEVLFEAFTRSQGGCFFANTILETAHVEDTFLEEIEHFFGLFEQALSHIFQTQYSKGLAHQIIADIEGSIIVMQLRKDPQILKDALNRTAARL, via the coding sequence ATGGCCGATTTGGCCGCTGCTACCGGCCTTACCAAAGGGGCATTTTATCACCATTTTGCCAGCAAAGAGGAGGTTATGAAAAAATCGCTGCAAGCCACTACCCTCTGGTTTGAGCGAAAGGTATTCGGCATCGCTTACCAAGAAGGCAGCCCCAAAGAGCGCCTCGCCAAAATGACAGAAGTACTTTTTGAGGCCTTCACCCGAAGCCAAGGGGGCTGTTTTTTCGCCAATACCATTTTAGAAACCGCACACGTCGAAGATACTTTCTTGGAGGAAATAGAGCATTTCTTCGGATTGTTTGAGCAGGCACTCTCCCACATCTTCCAAACGCAATACAGCAAGGGCTTGGCCCACCAAATCATTGCCGATATAGAAGGCTCCATCATCGTAATGCAGCTCCGCAAAGACCCGCAAATCCTCAAAGATGCCCTTAACAGAACTGCGGCAAGATTATAA
- a CDS encoding alpha/beta hydrolase family protein, with protein sequence MRCADGVVLRGILLLPEKPKAALQFNAGTATKKEFYLPFLEFLAENNFICCLWDYRGSGDSMPEGGLKNCDFTYSDYGLKDMPTIKVYLNERFPGLPFLFFGHSAGGQQIGLMPNLQNVKGAVNFAVSTGYAPNMPLGYRLMSSYFFYIFAPLSIKLTGYLKAKKFGIMEDLPKNVVLE encoded by the coding sequence GTGCGCTGCGCCGACGGCGTAGTATTGCGAGGCATATTGCTCCTTCCCGAAAAGCCCAAGGCCGCCCTTCAGTTCAATGCTGGAACAGCCACCAAAAAAGAGTTTTATTTGCCTTTTTTAGAGTTTCTTGCCGAAAACAATTTTATTTGCTGCCTGTGGGACTATCGCGGCAGCGGCGATTCTATGCCCGAAGGCGGCCTCAAAAACTGCGATTTTACCTATTCCGACTATGGCCTCAAAGACATGCCCACCATCAAAGTATATCTCAATGAGCGCTTCCCCGGCCTGCCTTTTTTGTTTTTTGGCCACAGCGCGGGCGGGCAACAAATAGGCCTGATGCCCAACCTGCAAAACGTAAAAGGGGCTGTGAATTTTGCCGTTTCTACGGGTTATGCGCCCAATATGCCCTTGGGCTATCGCCTCATGTCCTCTTATTTTTTCTATATTTTTGCCCCGCTCAGCATCAAGCTTACGGGCTATCTGAAAGCCAAAAAATTTGGTATTATGGAAGATTTGCCCAAAAATGTGGTGCTGGAATAG
- a CDS encoding winged helix-turn-helix transcriptional regulator yields the protein MSKEALRVSNRCPIRTTLELLGGKWKLLILFQLSGEALRLSALKKAIPDISEKMLIQELKNLTDSGLVLRQNYGEVPPRVEYRLSEKGQKALPLIAQMRDFALAYEQAE from the coding sequence ATGAGCAAAGAAGCCTTGCGAGTAAGTAATCGCTGCCCGATTCGTACCACCTTGGAGCTGCTAGGGGGCAAGTGGAAGCTCCTGATTTTGTTTCAGCTTTCGGGAGAAGCCCTACGGCTTTCGGCGCTGAAAAAAGCCATTCCCGATATTAGCGAGAAAATGCTGATTCAGGAATTGAAAAACCTGACAGACAGCGGCTTGGTGCTGCGCCAAAACTATGGCGAAGTGCCGCCGCGCGTAGAGTACCGCCTGAGCGAAAAGGGCCAAAAGGCGCTGCCGCTCATTGCACAAATGCGCGATTTTGCCTTGGCTTATGAGCAGGCTGAGTGA
- a CDS encoding NAD(P)-dependent oxidoreductase: MKKIALFGASGKSGQHFLTQVLAKGYQVKALVRQPSKITTKHKALEIIQGDVLSAEKVSETIAGCDVVVSLFGHVKGSPAWVQSEGTAHIVAAMKQHGLGRIISLSGGGLPYPEKDQPKFADKLIRGIMRLAVPQILRDAARHHEVLRDSGLAWTIVRAPRLTQEAARGQYRVGWVGVNASTSIGRADLATFILSLVEDTQYDGQMPFVSY; encoded by the coding sequence ATGAAAAAGATTGCCCTTTTTGGTGCTTCCGGCAAAAGCGGCCAGCACTTTCTCACCCAAGTCCTTGCCAAAGGCTACCAAGTAAAAGCTTTGGTAAGGCAGCCTTCCAAAATCACTACAAAACATAAGGCTTTGGAAATTATCCAAGGCGATGTACTCTCTGCCGAAAAAGTAAGCGAAACCATCGCCGGATGCGATGTGGTAGTGAGCCTCTTCGGCCATGTAAAAGGCTCGCCGGCTTGGGTACAAAGCGAGGGTACTGCCCATATCGTAGCGGCCATGAAGCAGCACGGACTGGGGCGCATCATTTCGCTTTCGGGCGGCGGCCTGCCCTATCCCGAAAAAGACCAACCCAAATTTGCCGACAAGCTTATTCGCGGCATTATGCGGCTGGCAGTACCACAAATCCTCCGCGATGCCGCACGCCACCACGAGGTGCTCCGCGACAGCGGCTTGGCTTGGACGATTGTACGTGCCCCTCGCCTTACGCAGGAGGCTGCCCGCGGCCAATACCGTGTGGGCTGGGTAGGCGTAAATGCCAGTACCAGCATCGGGCGTGCCGACTTGGCCACTTTTATCCTCAGCTTGGTCGAAGATACGCAATACGACGGTCAAATGCCTTTTGTAAGTTATTGA
- a CDS encoding TolC family protein — MASQEGKNFVITSLVAEIAGTYYELLALDNLLEIVQQNIEIQKNALATIQQEKLSAKVSKLAVNRLRLLTGGFPKAIPRNAGAFHGIRLDSLRMGVPSQLLDNRPDIRQVVWELQAAQLDIASAKTNFYPSFRLNAFTGVQAFQPQLLVNPESLVFSLLGDMMAPLVNRKGIKANYYSAHHRQAQVLYRYQQTVLRAYLEVSNQVAAIRNYSDSYQTKSKEAAILSQSVAISGDLFRYARADYMEVLLTQREALNVKMELTEIKLQQLRAKVNIYRALGGGW, encoded by the coding sequence ATGGCCAGCCAAGAGGGCAAAAACTTTGTTATCACAAGCTTGGTCGCCGAAATAGCCGGCACTTACTATGAGCTTTTGGCTTTAGACAATCTGTTGGAGATAGTACAACAAAACATCGAAATCCAGAAAAATGCTTTGGCAACCATCCAACAAGAAAAGCTTTCGGCCAAGGTATCGAAGTTGGCTGTGAATCGCTTGCGTTTGCTTACGGGGGGCTTCCCCAAAGCAATTCCGCGCAATGCAGGCGCTTTTCATGGCATTCGCTTAGACTCCTTGCGAATGGGCGTGCCGAGCCAACTTTTGGACAATCGCCCCGATATACGTCAGGTAGTTTGGGAGTTGCAAGCGGCACAGTTGGACATCGCCTCTGCCAAAACCAATTTTTATCCCAGCTTTCGCCTCAATGCTTTTACGGGGGTGCAGGCTTTTCAGCCACAATTGCTGGTGAATCCCGAATCCTTGGTTTTTTCGCTTTTGGGGGATATGATGGCACCTTTGGTGAATCGAAAGGGCATCAAAGCAAATTATTATTCGGCACACCACCGACAGGCACAAGTGCTGTACCGCTATCAGCAAACGGTGCTCAGGGCTTATTTGGAAGTGAGTAATCAGGTAGCGGCCATCAGAAATTACTCCGACAGCTACCAAACCAAAAGCAAGGAAGCGGCTATTTTGAGCCAATCGGTAGCTATTTCCGGCGATTTGTTCAGATATGCCCGTGCCGATTATATGGAGGTGTTGCTTACCCAACGCGAAGCCCTGAACGTAAAAATGGAGCTGACCGAAATAAAGCTGCAACAGCTACGGGCCAAAGTGAATATTTACCGAGCGCTGGGAGGGGGCTGGTAA
- a CDS encoding transposase, translating to MVFELYLHRWKIESVFRFLKQVLGWEEFLVQDWESIKNLGSLAFFVGDYFYEVKDLLTKDPQII from the coding sequence TTGGTCTTTGAACTCTATTTACATCGTTGGAAAATAGAATCCGTCTTTCGTTTTCTCAAACAAGTCTTGGGTTGGGAGGAGTTTTTAGTCCAAGACTGGGAGAGCATCAAGAACTTGGGCAGTCTTGCTTTTTTTGTGGGAGATTATTTCTATGAAGTAAAAGACCTGCTCACCAAAGACCCGCAAATTATTTGA